The Arachis hypogaea cultivar Tifrunner chromosome 16, arahy.Tifrunner.gnm2.J5K5, whole genome shotgun sequence genome contains a region encoding:
- the LOC140179818 gene encoding uncharacterized protein translates to MGCVLWYEDGWEIGVRRIIIEIDLNGVFEEIREGSRVSPVHNALVRDIMEFKARPWEIKIQQVQRKSNRCADWMAKQSHDYDHGFHFLDMPQSDLKSLISLDVYGEVIPQM, encoded by the coding sequence ATGGGGTGTGTTTTATGGTATGAAGATGGCTGGGAGATTGGGGTGAGAAGGATCATAATTGAGATTGACTtaaacggagtttttgaggaaATCAGAGAAGGAAGTAGAGTGTCCCCTGTGCACAATGCCCTAGTTAGAGACATTATGGAGTTTAAAGCTAGGCCCTGGGAaattaagattcagcaagttcaGAGGAAGAGTAATAGGTGTGCGGATTGGATGGCAAAGCAAAGCCATGACTACGACCATGGATTCCATTTCCTAGATATGCCTCAATCTGACTTGAAGAGCCTTATTTCTCTGGATGTATATGGGGAAGTGATACCCCAAATGTAA